Proteins from a genomic interval of Ramlibacter algicola:
- a CDS encoding glycoside hydrolase family 5 protein has protein sequence MRRREFHKGAVGSAVVTLFSLAACGGGGGGGGGAAPAPAEPLASGPPVPAPAPVAGAPAPTPTGAPAPAAPQLVTRIGTNLAGMEWGGAVRLAELRHNLDFTVPRAATVRWLASQGLGRNRLPVMWELLQPMLVDTVANAQARALIGEPGAFNETYARFIDGVLDAHAQVGATCILDLHNYCRYRDFAFRPDGSVAGLARSADPATQAYTTDPSQVVTRIFATAPGATLRPAAFADFWQRAAQRWRGHPGLGGYCIMNEPHDMPVAGGTTPTDDTGLLDDLSIWPVFARAAIAAIRATDPTHTIYLMGNRWGGAMNINQFNPEWPLAGVDNLVYEVHSYVDAFNNGNGFNWELEQAKNFTAGFGVGPQTVDTGTDRVRIATDWAHANGVRISVNETGMPFDDPRWIEAFRRMARHMWDNGWEFQSWAGGDHWAMRSHGINHVPNWHQGQAVEPVVGGEMKAVAGVDAATLFDDGGGWSEGGAPVTITVWARGNLAAPVTLTVASDAGGTFSKQQLVIPAGPNGQDSYTFTPDPGSVATLRYTASRQVPPARTVYAIADPVAHSSTNLGQAARAILARYQASLWSMADAHIDFLLGHPSAEGEPVRAVADAGWGSSAGDPLDMLNWMNQDAAGMGPLRPGVMRRSPRVALDLTADGATGLWCHKLVPGGTYPNTSQRLRYGLQDTHFALACVTLPVGGAGGTVFQAGVRGEPQHAELAVANGQAQARWADSSGASLVLAGPALVAGTPTVLTLSGGAGRQALRVAGAQVAAGSRGFAADGFGDLLIGWGDPHRGADATFRGHVHGAITGAGSPSAAELAVLESYLASLAGA, from the coding sequence ATGCGCAGGCGAGAGTTCCACAAGGGCGCCGTGGGGTCGGCCGTCGTCACGTTGTTCAGCCTTGCGGCCTGCGGTGGCGGCGGAGGGGGAGGTGGCGGGGCCGCGCCCGCGCCGGCCGAGCCGCTCGCGAGCGGGCCGCCCGTGCCGGCGCCAGCGCCGGTGGCCGGCGCCCCGGCGCCGACACCGACAGGAGCACCCGCACCTGCCGCGCCCCAACTGGTGACGCGCATCGGCACCAACCTCGCCGGCATGGAGTGGGGCGGCGCCGTGCGGCTCGCGGAACTGCGGCACAACCTCGACTTCACCGTGCCGCGCGCGGCGACCGTGCGCTGGCTGGCATCGCAAGGCCTCGGCCGCAACCGGCTGCCGGTGATGTGGGAGCTGCTCCAGCCGATGCTGGTGGACACCGTCGCCAACGCGCAGGCTCGTGCGTTGATCGGCGAGCCGGGTGCGTTCAACGAAACGTATGCGCGCTTCATCGACGGCGTGCTCGATGCGCATGCGCAAGTGGGCGCGACCTGCATCCTGGACCTGCACAACTACTGCCGCTACCGCGACTTCGCCTTCCGCCCCGACGGGTCGGTGGCCGGGCTTGCCCGGTCTGCGGACCCCGCGACGCAGGCATACACCACGGATCCCTCGCAGGTCGTCACGCGCATCTTCGCGACCGCGCCCGGCGCGACGCTGCGGCCGGCGGCGTTCGCGGACTTCTGGCAGCGCGCCGCGCAGCGCTGGCGCGGCCATCCGGGACTGGGTGGCTACTGCATCATGAACGAGCCGCACGACATGCCGGTGGCGGGCGGCACCACGCCGACCGACGACACCGGACTGCTGGACGACCTGTCGATCTGGCCCGTGTTCGCGCGCGCCGCCATTGCCGCCATCCGCGCGACCGACCCCACGCACACCATCTACCTCATGGGCAACCGCTGGGGCGGGGCGATGAACATCAACCAGTTCAACCCCGAATGGCCGCTCGCGGGCGTCGACAACCTCGTCTACGAGGTGCACAGCTACGTCGACGCCTTCAACAACGGCAACGGCTTCAACTGGGAACTGGAACAGGCGAAGAACTTCACCGCCGGTTTCGGCGTCGGGCCGCAGACGGTGGACACCGGCACCGACCGTGTGCGCATCGCGACTGACTGGGCGCATGCGAACGGCGTGCGGATCTCGGTCAACGAGACGGGCATGCCGTTCGACGACCCGCGCTGGATCGAGGCGTTCCGCCGCATGGCGCGCCACATGTGGGACAACGGCTGGGAGTTCCAGAGCTGGGCCGGGGGCGACCACTGGGCCATGCGCAGCCACGGCATCAACCACGTGCCGAACTGGCACCAAGGGCAAGCGGTCGAGCCGGTGGTGGGCGGCGAGATGAAGGCGGTGGCCGGCGTCGATGCCGCGACGCTGTTCGACGATGGCGGCGGCTGGTCCGAGGGCGGCGCGCCGGTGACCATCACGGTATGGGCGCGCGGCAACCTCGCCGCGCCGGTGACGCTCACCGTCGCATCGGATGCGGGCGGCACCTTCAGCAAGCAGCAGCTCGTGATCCCCGCCGGTCCCAACGGGCAGGACAGCTACACGTTCACCCCGGACCCGGGCAGCGTCGCGACGCTGCGCTACACCGCGTCGCGCCAGGTGCCGCCTGCGCGCACCGTGTACGCGATCGCCGACCCGGTGGCGCATTCGTCGACCAACCTTGGCCAGGCGGCGCGCGCGATCCTTGCGCGCTACCAGGCATCGCTGTGGTCGATGGCCGATGCGCACATCGACTTCCTGCTCGGCCATCCGAGCGCGGAGGGCGAGCCGGTGCGTGCGGTGGCCGATGCGGGCTGGGGGTCGTCGGCCGGCGATCCGCTGGACATGCTGAACTGGATGAACCAGGACGCCGCAGGCATGGGACCGCTACGGCCCGGCGTGATGCGGCGCTCGCCGCGCGTCGCGCTCGACCTGACCGCCGACGGCGCGACGGGGCTGTGGTGCCACAAGCTCGTGCCCGGCGGCACGTACCCGAACACGAGCCAGCGGCTGCGCTACGGCTTGCAGGACACGCACTTCGCGCTCGCGTGCGTCACGCTGCCGGTCGGCGGCGCAGGTGGCACCGTGTTCCAGGCGGGCGTGCGCGGAGAGCCGCAGCATGCGGAACTCGCGGTGGCGAACGGGCAGGCGCAGGCGCGCTGGGCCGACAGCAGCGGCGCGTCGCTCGTGCTCGCCGGGCCGGCCCTCGTCGCCGGCACGCCCACCGTGCTCACGTTGTCCGGTGGCGCGGGACGGCAAGCGTTGCGCGTGGCAGGCGCGCAGGTCGCGGCGGGCAGCCGCGGTTTCGCGGCCGATGGTTTCGGCGACCTGCTGATCGGTTGGGGCGACCCGCACCGCGGCGCCGACGCGACGTTCCGTGGCCACGTGCACGGCGCGATCACGGGCGCGGGGTCGCCGAGCGCGGCCGAGCTGGCGGTGCTCGAAAGCTACCTCGCCAGCCTCGCTGGCGCGTAG